One Trichormus variabilis 0441 genomic window, CAAACTTAAACACTACTACAGGTGTAGGCTCTTACACGGTAAATGGCGTGACTCCAATTCAACGCCGAGTTAATCACCCAATGTACATAATGGAAATCTGCCGCAAGGATTTGATTTCTGATTGTAACCAGCCTAATGATTGGGTAGTTGGATTTGATATTAATGGTGATGGTGTTTTAAGTAACACTGAACGAGACTATACAGTCAATGGTAGTACTGTCAGGCTGGCTGAAAGAAATATACAAGTTCATCAGTTAGGTCAAGCTATACTCGCATCAGCTAACGCTGCTAGTATCACTTCAACCTGGTGGGGTACAGCATTCTTGTCTACTTTTCCAACAACCTGGTTAGAGGTATCCCCCAATCCTTCTGGTTGTACTAATATCAGTACCAATACAAGATGCAACAGAAACATTAGACAAAGACTAGGGGCTGGTGATACAGGAGGATTAGCTCTACAAACATCAGATCAACGCTATCCTCGACGCGTAGCCTTTGCACGCTATAAAGGCGTAACAGGCCGTCTTGAGAACGAGCTTGTTAGTACCAACACTGTTGCGCCTTTTCTTTACAAACCAATCGGGATAGGTTGCCCCTTGGATATTACTGGTACTGGATATACTGCCAATGGGTGTAGTTATGGTGGTACAGTCGAGGGTACTAACTACGGTCAGCCAGGAAACCAGTCTCTTTACTTCCGATCAACTAACAGCACCACTAATCCAGGAGACTTAACACCCGCACAAATTTCATACAACAATAACAGACCACTGTTCTATTTTCCACCTACTGCTGCTGATGGTCAGCCACTTTTAGTACCAGTGTTGCAGATTCATGATACAGGCAACAGCACAAGCGTTAGAACAGAAACGACGGAGCAAAATAGTTTTAGGGATAACTGGATACAACAAGCAGCAGCTACTACTTTTAATGCAACGTTTGTATTAGGAAATAGCCCTAGCCGGCCAGCAGAACTTTCCGCAGGTCTGCAAAACCTTGTAAGGTTTTTAGAAAACTGGAATGGTGTTTCAGCGAAAATTAGTGGTAGTTTTATTCAACTCAAACGCAGTTCCTTCTCCAGTGGACCATTTTCAGCTATTTTCCGTTCTAGAGAAACAACTGCCTCAACCGATACTGACAATCTAAGCCTTTTTGACTATCGATTAGATACTTACCCAACCCCTAATAGTAGCGGTCTATTACCTGTTTACTCACCACCAGATAGAAATTGGGGTTTTGATGTGGCGCTATTGTCAGAGCAACCAGACTTGTTTGCACAAAGATTTACAGCACCGCCATTAGGTCGCCCGAATGAGTTCTTTAGAGAAATTGGTCGGGATGATCCTTGGGTGAAAATCCTACTCTGCGCCGGTGAACCAGGAACTGGAACAACTTATACAAGCGCTGTTCCTAGCCAATATCGCCCAAATGATTGTAAAGCCATACCAGATGATGCCTAAAGTTTGACACTTGTAGGGTAGGCAAGATGCCCACCCTACAAATTTTTTGTAGTAAGGACTTTAGTCCTGATTTTGAGGACTGAAGTCCTCACCACGAAATTAAACTAAATCATTTCGCAAGCATACAACAGCAAAAACTAGTTGAAGTATTTGATAAATAGCCATGATAGGGAAACAAGTTAAGAAACACAGGATAAACACAGCAGCATCTTACTTGCAATCTAGTGAGCAGGGTTTCACGATTATTGAATCTTTGGTGGCAATACTTGTAGTGGGTATTTTATTAGTGGCGATCGCTCCAGTACTTTCCCTATCAGTCGCAACCCGTGTACAATCTCGACGAGTAGAATTAGCGTCTCAAGCCGCTAGATCATATATTGATGCAGTTAGAACTAAGCTTGTTGCAGCCCCATCAGGCCCAACGACAGCTACCACACTATCAGCATTTGCTGCGCCTACAGCAACGGGAACTTTGACTTGTACTGCTAATTTCCCCTGTACAGCTCCTACTCCCCCTACAGGATCATCCTTATACTGTGTAGACCTAGATAACGATGGTAGCTGTACAAACACTAGTGTATCAGACATGATTGTTCACGCTTTTCGTCCTAATAACAATGACTCCACGAAAGGCTACGCTTTAGGAATTAGAGTTTATGGGGCAAATGCTTTTAGAACTAGCGCTACTCTGCTCAAAAATACTTCGACAACTAGACTAACACAAAGGACATACACACCGGGTGGTGGTCAACGTACAGCACCGCTATTAGAAATGACAGCAGATATCAGTGACACTGTACCTAAATATAGTGACTTGTGCGCCCGTATTACAGGTGGTTGCACTAATTAAATGTTGATTATCAAATATCTGTCAAGAAAAGGGAAGCTGCAATATGATAAGTCCATTAAAATTTCTCCTAAGTCTGCAATTAAAACACCTCAAAAATAGTCAAATAAATAAAGGATTTACCTTAATTGAGCTGCTAGTAGCCATTATTTTGGCTGTATTAGTCATAACACCTTTAATGGGGTTTATGATTAGTGTGTTAAACAGCGATCGCCAAGAACAAGCAAAAGCCACTACTGAACAAGAAATTCAAGCAGCATTAGATTACATGGCACGCGATTTACAGCAAGCTGTATATATATATGATGCTGATGGAATAACCAGAGATCGGAATACTACTACTGTTGCTAGTTCAGGAATTAGAGACCAAATACCGCCTGTTAAATCTGCGCCTAATTGTAGCCCTACTGGTGCTAGTAATACCAATGTTTGTACTCCTATACTAGTTTTTTGGAAACGGGAATTTGTCGCCAACAGTGTTGGTGTTGGTTCTGCAACTGACACTGTAAGAGATGATGGTTTTGCTTATTCGTTAGTGGCTTACTATTTAATCACCAATCCCAATGCTGCTAACCCTACATGGTCACCTTCCGCGCGGATTGGCAGATTTGAACTTCGCGGTTCAGTCAATGCTGCTTACTCCAACGCTACAGCAAATACAGGCTTTAATCCACCACCACTATCAGACACTTTTACTGGTTCTACACTCAAGGAAAAAATGAACCAATGGCAGACCGCACTCGGTGCATCAGGTAGTTATACTCAACGTGTAGAAACTTTAGTTGATTTCATTAGTACGACTAGCCCGGCAATTACTTGCCCTGCGCCAAAACTTGTAGGAAGCCCAACAAGTGGATTTTCAGCTTGTGTCGATTCCGCAGAAGTAGTGGCACAAGTTTATTTAAGAGGTAATGCTTTTGTTCGCCTGAACAATAACAATAATATTGCCTTTAACAATAATGTTGCTACTTATTTCCCCAATGGCAGCATTCGCGCCCAAGGTAGGGGATTTCTCTTTACTAAATAACTTTTATAACTCCTTTAGTTAATGAATCAAAGGATAGTATGTACAGTGTAGCTTTATTAACGTTACAAAAATTCAATTGCAATCTTCTATTAGTAAGATTGCGACAGCGAAACCTGATAGGAAAGCACCTTTATATACTTGAATCTAGGAAACTAGATGCAGGTTTTAGTTTGGTAGAAATGATCGCAGTTGTACTAATGATAGGTATATTAGCAGCGATCGCCCTACCCAGTTGGTCTGCTTATGTCAACCGCCAAAGAGTTACTAAAGCTAATGAGGTTGTTTTGTCCGCAATACAAGACGCACAAAGGCAAGCTAAACAAAAAAAACTGAGCTACAGTGTCAGCTTCAAAACAGACAATAATATCCCGCAGCTTGCAGTTTATTCAGGTACAACACCAACTAACTGGCGTAATTTAGGTGAAGATTTAGACATTAAAACGGGGACAATGAGACTTGGCACAAACCTCAGTAACGTAAACACTGCTAGCGCCTCTGTTACCTATGCTGCAAATTTTAATACTAGCGCCCCACAAACAATTACTTTCGACTACATGGGGACTTTAGCAAATGCAAACTTTGGTACGCCGCCTACGGGTTCAGATGAAGCACCTGGAATCAAAGTTGTTGTAGCCAATAACAACATCAAGCGCTGCGTCATCTTAAAAACTCTCTTAGGTGCAACACTTACTGATAAAGATGATAAATGCAATTAAACAGATATTGATGTAGCAATATTTTTTTTAAAACTCCATATAAATACTGTACGATAAACTGCTCCTTCAACGCAAAATTGAAATACAGGGTGCAGGTTTTAAGTTTTAGGAATTCCAGGCTGCATATTTTATGGACTATATGAATACCTAGAATGTGTAGCCCACAATATTTTCATTTCAATTCGACAATCAACTTACTCAAAATATAACTTGCAAGAGATGCCAAGAAGTCACAAAAATGTTTTTTATGACTTATATTTACCATCTTTAAATTAAATACTTGCTCGTCATCAGTTATAGCCTAGCTTCAAATAAATTCGATCAAATATTTGACATCTTCCAGTCACCTCCAAACGACAAACAAATCCAAATAAAACTTGTGAAAAATGAGTAAAAACATTGATTTTACCGTAGCCATCCCCACTTACAATGGTGCAAATCGCTTACCTGAACTGTTAGAGAGGTTGCGAAATCAAATTAACACCGAGAATATTTCTTGGGAAATTATTGTTGTCGATAATAACAGCACCGATAACACAGCCCAAGTTGTACAACAGTACCAAGAAAACTGGCAATATCCCTATCCTTTGAAATATTATTTTGAAGCTAAACAAGGTGCAGCCTACGCCAGAAAAAAAGGTGTTGAAGTTTCTTCAGGACAACTAATAGGTTTTTTAGATGATGATAACTATCCCACACCTACATGGGTAGCAGCAGCTTTTGCTTTTGCTCAACAGCACCCCAAGGCAGGGGCTTATGGTAGCCAAATCCACCCAGATTGGGAAGTTGAACCACCAGAAGGCTTTAAGTCCATAACTCCCTTTTTAGCAATTACAGAACGTGGAAATAAACCTCTATTTTATGACCCTAGAAAAAAACTCCTCCCACCTTCTGCTGGATTAGTTGTCCGTCGGGAAGCATGGTTAGAAAGTGTACCAGACCAGCCTATTTTAACTGGTAGAGTAACTGGTAATATGCTCACTGGTGAAGATTTAGAAATGCTGTGTTATTTCCAGAAATCTGGATGGGAAGTTTGGTATAGTCCGGAAATGGAAATTTATCATAAAATCCCAGAATCTAGGTTAAAGAAAGAGTATTTAATTCCGTTTTTTAGGGGTATTGGCCTAAGTCGATATGTCACTAGAATGACAAATCTTAAAACCTATCAAAAGCCATTTATCTTAATTGCTTACATGATAAATGATATTAGAAAGCTCATTTTACAATTACTTAAATATGGAGACAAGATAGAAAATGATTTGGTGATAGCTTGCCAAACAGAACTTTTAATCAATAGCCTCATTAGTCCTTTTTATCTTTGGAAAAATGGCTATTTAAATAAAGGCAGCAAGTCATAAATATGATAATTTGATTCATGACACAAAAACCACAAAATTTCCGAGAACAACTAGACTTTACTGTTGCCATCCCCACATGGAATGGTGCAGAACGTTTACCACAAGTGTTAGATAGACTATTGACTCAAAATGGTATAGAGCATTTACATTGGGAAGTTATTATTATCGATAATAATAGCAGCGATCGCACACCTGAAGTAGTGAGTGATTACCAGAAAAAATTTACTCAATGTCAGTTGAAATATTTTCTGGAAACACAACAGGGATTAGCCTATGGAAGACTCAGAGCAATCAAGGAAGCTCAAGGTAAATTCATCGCTTTTTTAGATGATGACAACTTAGCAGCATCCGATTGGATTTTACAATCTTATAATTTTGGTGAAGAACATCCTCAAGCAGGTGCATGGAGTGGCCAAATACATGGTGATTTTGAAGTAAAACCGCCAGAGGATTTTCCGCAAATCCAGTCTTTTTTAGCAGTTCGGGAACATGGAAAAAAAGCATATAAATTTGATGCTAAAAATCTAAAGCTACCACCAGGAGCTGCACTTGTTATTCGTAAACAAGCCTGGCTGGAAAGCGTACCCCAACAGTTAGTTTTTAAGGGAAGAATTGGGAATTTAATGGTTTCTGGGGAGGATACAGAAGTTCTCCTATATATATACAAATCTGGTTGGGAAATTTGGTACAACCCAAAAATGGAAATTTATCATAAAATTCCCCACTGGCGACTTGAAAAGAATTACTTAATAAATATAGCTCGTGGTTGTGGGTTATGTATTTTTCAACTCAGATTAATAAATGCTAAACAAGGGCAATCACCAATGATTTTACTCAGAACAATTTTAGGCAATACACGCAGGTTATTTTGGCATATCATTAAGTATAATAAGAATTTAAATAGAAATACAGTGGCAATTGTTGAATTTAATTTTTATTTAGGTAGTCTTTTGAGTCCTCTATATTCACTAATATTTTATTGTCAAAAAATAGCAAATAAAGACATGAGTTTCAATCATGACTGAATATTTTTTCAATCCACCGACAATTTCAGTAATTATTCCAGCTTATAATTGTGAAGCCACCATCAAAGAAACAATCGAATCAGTTCTAAGGCAATCTTTCAGTGATTTTGAATTAATAGTCATCAATGATGGCTCACAAGATAACACTTTAGATGTTGTTTACCAAGTACAAGATTCACGAATTAAGATATTTTCTTTTGAGAATGCTGGCGGAAATATTAGTCGAAATCGCGGTCTGAATATTTCCCAGGGTAAGTTCATCAGTTTCTTAGATGCAGATGATATTTGGATGCCTGATAAGCTCCAATCTCAGTTGGAAGCTTTATACAAAAACCCTGGGTTTCATGTTGCTTATAGCTGGACTGATTATATTGATAAAGATGGTAATTTTTTAGCTTCAGGTAAACGCGTTACTCTGAGTGGCGATGTCTATCAGAAGTTATTGATTAACAATTTTTTAGAGAATGGTTCTAATCCTTTAATTCTCAGAGAGGCTTTAGTTGAACTGGAGGGATTTGATCAATCATTAAAAGCTGCTCAAGATTGGGATATGTGGCTGCGATTAGCAGAAAAATATTCTTTTGTATCTGTACCTCTTGTACAAATACTGTATCGAGTCAGTAGTAATTCTTTATCAGCCAATCTTGTTAGACAAGAAAGATATTCCTTGCAAGTACTTGAGAAAGCTTATCAAGCCAGACCTACAATTGGTAAGCATCTTTTGCATTTAAGTATAGCCAATATTTATAAATATCTGACTTGTAAAGCCTTACAAAAGCCATATTCTCGACATAATGGTTTGACGGCTATTAAATTTCTGTGGAAATATATTCTGTATGATTCAGCTAGACAAAAAAGAATTAGCGCTACACTCAAACTTTTTTTAAAGTCTGTGATCATCATGATGTTACCTCCTGGCGTATCTACGTTATTACTAACACAAGTAAAGAAAAAATCCCCAAAACCGGAACTATCAATCATTTCAGGCAGTTAAAATCTGCTTAAAATATATCAAGGTGCTTCTACTACATCTAATTAATAAAAAAAATTTCCTAGAGTGTCATTCTCATCGGGGTTATACACTTCCAGAAATATTGGCAGTTATTCTCATGCTTGGGATACTAGCATCTTTGACACTACCTTACTGGTTAACTTTTATAGATACTCAACGCCTCAACAAAGCTCAAAACGAAGTTTATAACGCTATGCGACAAGCCCAAAGCCAAGCTAGTAAAGAAAAATTGACGTGGCAAGCCAGCTTCCGCGAGCAAAATGGTATAGTTCAATGGGCAGTTCATCCCGCTAGTGTCAGCCCTACTAATGCTAATTGGAATAATCTAGATTCTCGTGTGCGTTTAGATGGAGAAACGACTTTACAGCAATCAAACGGTGTGAGGCGAATTCAATTTGATTATCAAGGAAGTGTTAAACAACCACCTCTAGGCAGGATTACTTTATCCAGTCAGTCTAGAGATAGGATTAAGCGTTGCGTCTATGTTTCGACAATTTTAGGAGCAATGCGTACAGCAAAAGAGCGTAATAGGGCTAATAGCGGTGGTGACTATTGCTATTAAGATATTTTTAATTAGCTTAAACAAGGTATTGTGTGCTGAAATCATCGGAAACTTTACAACAGCACTTAATTATTTTTACGCGCTATCCAGAACCTGGGAAAACAAAAACCAGATTGATACCTGCTTTAGGTAGTATTGGCGCTGCCAACCTGCAACGGCAAATGACTGAATATACCTTATTTCAAGTCAAGCAACTGCAAAAGTTAATTAACATATCTTTAGAAATGCGGTTTGCAGGGGGTGACTTGCAACTTATGCAAGATTGGCTTGGCGCTGACTTGGTTTACCAGTCTCAAGGTGATGGAGATTTGGGTTCACGGATGGCGCGATCGCTGTATGATTCCTTTCAAGGTCAGGCAAAGCAAGTTGTCATTATCGGTACCGATTGTCCTGGATTAAATTCTCAGATTCTTGCTCAAGCTTTTGAACAAATTTATACAGTTGACTTAGTGCTTGGCCCAGCCATTGATGGTGGTTACTACTTAATTGCTTTACGCCGCTTCATCCCCGAATTATTTGCCAATATCGACTGGGGAACTTCGCAAGTATTACAGCAAACTGTGGATATTGCTCATAAACTTAACCTCTCATATCATCACTTACCACCGTTGGCTGACGTTGATAGACCAGATGATCTAACCATTTGGCAACGAATTTGGGAAACAGAAGTTAAGATGATGTAGGTCAATGTATCTCATTTGTCCTTGTATTATATAATACCTGATAATTTTAATCCCACTCTAGAAAACCGATGCCAATGTGGTGCAGTTTCCAACCCAGAGGTAAAAATTTTGTAACATGGTGGCATTGCGTTTTATTTCATATATATGGGTAGATTCATATAACAAGCAAGGTTACGGGAGCGATATTCAAGTAACTTTAAAGAGGACAATCACTCAATCTAAACTCAGTACATACCAATTTGAAAAACTATGGTTAACCGCTTTGCTGCTGTAAATGCCTCCCTTATCCTCAAAATTGTGGGGATAGTCTTAATTGTCTCGTTTTTGCTAGATTTTCTGATTCTGTTATTGCCATTCCAACCCACAGACAGGTTATGGCAAATTAACCTAGCAACAGCGTTAGTTGACCGGGGTATTGTCCCTTTGGTTGGCTTGGGAGCATTGTTTACTGGCTATTGGATGGACAGTGCTAGCGATGGTGGCCCAAGAGGGTTTGATTTAAGATTTCCCGTTTTAATACTCTCCAGCCTTTTGGGTTTAATGTTCCTGCTGATTTTTCCCTTACATCTCAATAATGTGAGACAAGCCAGCGTACAAACAGTAAACCAAATCAATCAAGAGGCAGACCAGGCAGAAAACCAACTCAAAAATCAGTTAGCTCAATTTCAAGCCCAAGCCAATACCGAGCAAGGAAAGGCTCAATTAGAGCAATTGCGTACCCAAGCCAAAGCTCAATTTACTGAACTGTTGCGAGATGATCAAAAATATCAACAAGCTTTAAATAATTCTCAACTTCCAGCAGCGCAGAAAGAATTACTCAAGAAATTTAAAGCCAATCCTCAAGAATTAGATCAGTTTATCGCCCAGCAAACAGATCCTCAAGGACTGGCTAATCAAAGATTGAACCAAATTCGCCAGCGAAAAGAAGACGCTGCGAAGCAAGCTAGAGATAATGCGTGGAAATCTGGACTGCGAATTGGGATTAGCAGTTTAATCTTGTCTATTGGCTACATCATTATTGGTTGGTCAGGACTCAGAGCTAGTGGTGCTTTTCAAGGTGGTGGACGTAAGGGTAAAGTACCTGCACGTTAATTTCAGGTAGGGCTAGGCAGTGCTTGTTACTTAGCACTCTTAGCCCTGTAGTTAGCCGTAGGGTAAAAGACCTATGGACAGTTGAGAATCATTTCTGGAAATGAAAGATACCTAGCATTTAGCAAAATTACTGTAAGACTGGGCAATGTTTTCTATTTACATTCTGACTTATAACGAAGAACTAGATATTGCAGGTTGTAT contains:
- the hpsE gene encoding hormogonium polysaccharide biosynthesis glycosyltransferase HpsE, with product MTQKPQNFREQLDFTVAIPTWNGAERLPQVLDRLLTQNGIEHLHWEVIIIDNNSSDRTPEVVSDYQKKFTQCQLKYFLETQQGLAYGRLRAIKEAQGKFIAFLDDDNLAASDWILQSYNFGEEHPQAGAWSGQIHGDFEVKPPEDFPQIQSFLAVREHGKKAYKFDAKNLKLPPGAALVIRKQAWLESVPQQLVFKGRIGNLMVSGEDTEVLLYIYKSGWEIWYNPKMEIYHKIPHWRLEKNYLINIARGCGLCIFQLRLINAKQGQSPMILLRTILGNTRRLFWHIIKYNKNLNRNTVAIVEFNFYLGSLLSPLYSLIFYCQKIANKDMSFNHD
- a CDS encoding TIGR04282 family arsenosugar biosynthesis glycosyltransferase, which gives rise to MLKSSETLQQHLIIFTRYPEPGKTKTRLIPALGSIGAANLQRQMTEYTLFQVKQLQKLINISLEMRFAGGDLQLMQDWLGADLVYQSQGDGDLGSRMARSLYDSFQGQAKQVVIIGTDCPGLNSQILAQAFEQIYTVDLVLGPAIDGGYYLIALRRFIPELFANIDWGTSQVLQQTVDIAHKLNLSYHHLPPLADVDRPDDLTIWQRIWETEVKMM
- a CDS encoding GspH/FimT family pseudopilin; translated protein: MLLLHLINKKNFLECHSHRGYTLPEILAVILMLGILASLTLPYWLTFIDTQRLNKAQNEVYNAMRQAQSQASKEKLTWQASFREQNGIVQWAVHPASVSPTNANWNNLDSRVRLDGETTLQQSNGVRRIQFDYQGSVKQPPLGRITLSSQSRDRIKRCVYVSTILGAMRTAKERNRANSGGDYCY
- the hpsJ-B gene encoding hormogonium polysaccharide biosynthesis protein HpsJ — protein: MVNRFAAVNASLILKIVGIVLIVSFLLDFLILLLPFQPTDRLWQINLATALVDRGIVPLVGLGALFTGYWMDSASDGGPRGFDLRFPVLILSSLLGLMFLLIFPLHLNNVRQASVQTVNQINQEADQAENQLKNQLAQFQAQANTEQGKAQLEQLRTQAKAQFTELLRDDQKYQQALNNSQLPAAQKELLKKFKANPQELDQFIAQQTDPQGLANQRLNQIRQRKEDAAKQARDNAWKSGLRIGISSLILSIGYIIIGWSGLRASGAFQGGGRKGKVPAR
- the hpsB gene encoding hormogonium polysaccharide secretion pseudopilin HpsB — its product is MIGKQVKKHRINTAASYLQSSEQGFTIIESLVAILVVGILLVAIAPVLSLSVATRVQSRRVELASQAARSYIDAVRTKLVAAPSGPTTATTLSAFAAPTATGTLTCTANFPCTAPTPPTGSSLYCVDLDNDGSCTNTSVSDMIVHAFRPNNNDSTKGYALGIRVYGANAFRTSATLLKNTSTTRLTQRTYTPGGGQRTAPLLEMTADISDTVPKYSDLCARITGGCTN
- a CDS encoding glycosyltransferase family 2 protein codes for the protein MTEYFFNPPTISVIIPAYNCEATIKETIESVLRQSFSDFELIVINDGSQDNTLDVVYQVQDSRIKIFSFENAGGNISRNRGLNISQGKFISFLDADDIWMPDKLQSQLEALYKNPGFHVAYSWTDYIDKDGNFLASGKRVTLSGDVYQKLLINNFLENGSNPLILREALVELEGFDQSLKAAQDWDMWLRLAEKYSFVSVPLVQILYRVSSNSLSANLVRQERYSLQVLEKAYQARPTIGKHLLHLSIANIYKYLTCKALQKPYSRHNGLTAIKFLWKYILYDSARQKRISATLKLFLKSVIIMMLPPGVSTLLLTQVKKKSPKPELSIISGS
- a CDS encoding prepilin-type N-terminal cleavage/methylation domain-containing protein, whose translation is MRQRNLIGKHLYILESRKLDAGFSLVEMIAVVLMIGILAAIALPSWSAYVNRQRVTKANEVVLSAIQDAQRQAKQKKLSYSVSFKTDNNIPQLAVYSGTTPTNWRNLGEDLDIKTGTMRLGTNLSNVNTASASVTYAANFNTSAPQTITFDYMGTLANANFGTPPTGSDEAPGIKVVVANNNIKRCVILKTLLGATLTDKDDKCN
- the hpsC gene encoding hormogonium polysaccharide secretion pseudopilin HpsC, whose amino-acid sequence is MISPLKFLLSLQLKHLKNSQINKGFTLIELLVAIILAVLVITPLMGFMISVLNSDRQEQAKATTEQEIQAALDYMARDLQQAVYIYDADGITRDRNTTTVASSGIRDQIPPVKSAPNCSPTGASNTNVCTPILVFWKREFVANSVGVGSATDTVRDDGFAYSLVAYYLITNPNAANPTWSPSARIGRFELRGSVNAAYSNATANTGFNPPPLSDTFTGSTLKEKMNQWQTALGASGSYTQRVETLVDFISTTSPAITCPAPKLVGSPTSGFSACVDSAEVVAQVYLRGNAFVRLNNNNNIAFNNNVATYFPNGSIRAQGRGFLFTK
- the hpsE gene encoding hormogonium polysaccharide biosynthesis glycosyltransferase HpsE, giving the protein MSKNIDFTVAIPTYNGANRLPELLERLRNQINTENISWEIIVVDNNSTDNTAQVVQQYQENWQYPYPLKYYFEAKQGAAYARKKGVEVSSGQLIGFLDDDNYPTPTWVAAAFAFAQQHPKAGAYGSQIHPDWEVEPPEGFKSITPFLAITERGNKPLFYDPRKKLLPPSAGLVVRREAWLESVPDQPILTGRVTGNMLTGEDLEMLCYFQKSGWEVWYSPEMEIYHKIPESRLKKEYLIPFFRGIGLSRYVTRMTNLKTYQKPFILIAYMINDIRKLILQLLKYGDKIENDLVIACQTELLINSLISPFYLWKNGYLNKGSKS